Proteins co-encoded in one Juglans regia cultivar Chandler chromosome 16, Walnut 2.0, whole genome shotgun sequence genomic window:
- the LOC109014199 gene encoding zinc finger CCCH domain-containing protein 44-like — protein sequence MATSLGLGLFSTSLSSKTASLTVKPSWSSSSPILHPHQVPANLRTVRTVTYATVSNEAPGKRAPRGIMKPRRVSPEMQDLVGVPEISRTQALKQIWAHIKEHNLQDPENKRIIICDEKLKKIFGGKERIGFLEIAGLISPHFLK from the exons ATGGCGACCTCTCTTGGCCTTGGGCTCTTCTCTACATCCCTCTCCAGCAAAACGGCTTCTCTGACGGTCAAACCCTCGTGGTCATCCTCCTCTCCAATCCTCCATCCTCACCAGGTTCCTGCTAACCTGCGCACGGTGCGCACGGTGACCTACGCCACCGTTTCCAACGAAGCGCCCGGAAAGCGTGCACCCAGAGGCATCATGAAGCCACGACGTGTCTCGCCCGAGATGCAAGACCTCGTTGGGGTCCCCGAGATTTCTCGCACCCAGGCTCTCAAGCAGATTTGGGCCCATATTAAGGAACACAATCTTCAG GACCCTGAAAACAAGAGGATCATAATTTGCGATGAGAAGCTGAAGAAGATATTTGGAGGGAAAGAGCGGATTGGGTTTCTCGAGATTGCAGGGTTGATTAGTCCTCACTTTCTCAAGTGA